The Hymenobacter sp. 5317J-9 genome has a window encoding:
- a CDS encoding DUF5675 family protein: MTKAELELRRHAPAHGGILGELFLNGTFVCYTLERVGVAIPADVYQVLLNVSPKFRKLMPLLVGPRVPAKWGVRLHCGTKPADSDACVLVGLAQLPAQPKIYKSVEAFERLMGLLIGFEAITLTVR, translated from the coding sequence ATGACGAAAGCAGAACTGGAATTGCGCCGCCACGCGCCGGCCCACGGCGGCATCCTGGGCGAGTTGTTCCTCAACGGAACGTTTGTGTGCTACACGCTGGAGCGCGTCGGGGTGGCCATCCCCGCCGACGTGTACCAGGTGCTGCTCAACGTGAGCCCGAAGTTTCGCAAGCTCATGCCGCTGCTGGTGGGGCCGCGCGTGCCGGCCAAGTGGGGCGTGCGCCTGCACTGCGGCACCAAGCCGGCGGATAGCGACGCCTGCGTGCTGGTGGGCCTGGCCCAACTGCCGGCCCAGCCCAAGATTTACAAATCGGTGGAGGCCTTCGAGCGGCTCATGGGCTTGCTCATCGGCTTCGAGGCCATCACGCTCACCGTCCGCTAG
- a CDS encoding GDSL-type esterase/lipase family protein: protein MLNPDTSQQTDALYALIGQYFEDNTTGSITPADARLVLGSVADAINAANARLDALTTNQVKGSVFRVPYLVMVNGALTVPTNLIPARFRIVGMDVRVVNGTDQTSAAAGVRADPVDFRLLANSTGTINALVDELPATTATVKAAFVRTSGTEEDRVLSYPVLPLEDARLSAGEVYQYTFVDLVPPVTRLVEVRNDMSFAQNPLPTGLDSDPYYKPFAPLSAAVGYDDTALQNRVAAVATAMVDTPAKFLALVDTAASNVEVSISVTNGKLVLTANPTGAPQPKRQAVAIGDSETEGYGLGADYQTKNWLARLGVVGADLYDLVVNKGISGNTTAQMLARIADIKASFNATGRAGIDTYTLGGYNDFDETRLGASVADVVARLSQLVAGYKTAQVAGRDKNYLMTLPATAGYYTNVAGGSAAMDARITVKINDLNAYIRANYAAMGYDGYVDIARIVEAQSPTNSANTTDGLHFSAFLADLIAQAVATYERNGAQPTGPIISNPGGQPGTYVENPSTSVLPFTNPTLTPYDPARIQVLVATGDGSRVQSLVYDGTLNLTAFSHDSFAPVSTDWVGEAEFLIPTLDERILGLSVNMVAAWGDFAYSMYAQANGTVAFLVGPGFATPVSGGNFAYVPTDKLGYKLTKTQVIFYKNGQEQARINRTESGNLRVALGFRDQQVITNVRSRAYSMV, encoded by the coding sequence ATGCTCAACCCCGATACCTCGCAGCAAACCGATGCGCTCTACGCGCTCATTGGGCAATATTTTGAAGACAATACGACGGGCAGCATAACGCCCGCCGACGCGCGGCTGGTGCTGGGCTCGGTTGCCGACGCCATCAACGCGGCCAACGCCCGGCTTGATGCCCTGACCACGAACCAGGTCAAGGGCAGCGTGTTTCGCGTGCCGTACCTGGTGATGGTAAACGGCGCGCTCACGGTGCCCACGAATTTGATTCCGGCCCGCTTTCGCATCGTGGGCATGGACGTGCGGGTCGTGAACGGCACCGACCAGACCAGTGCGGCCGCCGGCGTGCGCGCCGACCCGGTGGACTTCCGCCTGCTGGCCAATTCGACCGGCACCATCAACGCCTTGGTCGACGAGCTGCCGGCCACCACCGCCACGGTGAAGGCCGCCTTTGTGCGCACCAGCGGGACTGAAGAGGACAGGGTGCTCAGCTACCCGGTGCTGCCGCTGGAGGATGCGCGCCTGTCTGCCGGCGAAGTGTACCAGTACACCTTTGTGGACCTGGTGCCGCCGGTCACGCGCTTGGTTGAAGTGCGCAACGACATGAGTTTTGCGCAGAACCCGCTGCCCACTGGCTTGGATTCTGACCCGTACTACAAACCGTTTGCGCCGCTAAGTGCCGCCGTTGGCTACGACGATACGGCATTGCAAAACCGCGTCGCGGCCGTCGCAACGGCGATGGTTGATACGCCGGCTAAGTTTCTGGCGCTCGTCGACACGGCGGCTTCCAACGTGGAGGTCTCTATTTCGGTCACGAATGGCAAGTTGGTGCTCACCGCCAACCCAACGGGCGCCCCGCAGCCAAAGCGCCAAGCCGTGGCCATCGGTGACAGCGAAACGGAAGGGTATGGCCTGGGCGCCGATTACCAGACCAAGAACTGGCTGGCGCGCTTGGGCGTGGTGGGCGCCGACCTCTACGACCTGGTGGTAAACAAAGGCATCAGCGGCAACACCACGGCGCAAATGCTGGCCCGCATCGCCGACATCAAGGCCAGCTTCAATGCGACTGGGCGCGCGGGCATCGACACCTACACCCTGGGGGGCTACAACGACTTCGATGAAACCCGGTTGGGCGCGAGCGTGGCTGACGTGGTGGCCCGCCTCTCGCAGCTGGTGGCCGGCTACAAAACGGCGCAGGTAGCTGGGCGGGATAAGAATTACCTGATGACCCTGCCCGCGACGGCTGGCTATTACACCAATGTTGCCGGCGGCAGCGCGGCGATGGATGCGCGGATTACGGTCAAAATCAATGACCTCAACGCCTATATCCGAGCCAACTACGCGGCGATGGGCTATGACGGGTACGTTGACATTGCCCGCATCGTGGAAGCGCAGTCGCCTACCAATTCCGCCAATACCACGGACGGGCTGCACTTTTCGGCCTTCTTGGCCGACCTCATCGCACAAGCCGTTGCCACCTACGAGCGAAACGGTGCCCAACCGACCGGCCCCATTATCAGCAACCCCGGTGGGCAGCCAGGCACCTACGTGGAGAATCCGTCCACGAGCGTGTTGCCCTTTACCAACCCCACGTTGACGCCCTACGACCCGGCCCGTATCCAGGTGCTGGTGGCGACCGGCGACGGCAGCCGGGTGCAGTCGCTGGTGTACGACGGCACGCTGAACCTGACGGCCTTCAGCCACGATTCCTTCGCGCCGGTGAGTACGGATTGGGTGGGCGAGGCCGAGTTTCTCATTCCAACGCTCGACGAGCGCATCTTGGGCCTGTCCGTGAACATGGTAGCCGCTTGGGGTGATTTTGCCTATTCCATGTATGCACAGGCCAACGGTACGGTGGCCTTTCTGGTGGGCCCAGGCTTCGCCACTCCGGTCAGCGGCGGCAACTTTGCCTATGTGCCCACGGACAAGCTGGGATACAAACTCACCAAAACGCAGGTCATTTTTTATAAGAATGGCCAGGAGCAGGCCCGCATCAACCGCACCGAAAGCGGCAACCTGCGCGTGGCACTTGGCTTCCGTGACCAGCAAGTGATTACCAATGTGCGCAGCCGGGCCTACTCAATGGTGTAA
- a CDS encoding DUF3606 domain-containing protein produces MKITRQQRLDTLAADGTALIPNSTMPLTSTPADPARISLLSTIEVNYWCQTLNCTETRLRNAIHAVGPLSADVRGYLSR; encoded by the coding sequence ATGAAAATCACCCGCCAGCAGCGCCTCGATACCCTGGCCGCTGACGGCACGGCCCTTATCCCAAATTCTACCATGCCCCTCACTTCAACACCCGCCGACCCCGCCCGCATCAGCCTCCTCTCCACCATCGAGGTGAACTACTGGTGCCAGACCCTGAACTGCACCGAAACCCGCCTGCGCAACGCCATCCACGCCGTGGGCCCGCTCTCGGCCGACGTGCGCGGCTACCTCAGCCGCTGA
- a CDS encoding recombinase family protein, with the protein MRQNALIPVALFARVSKEQQDFGRQLLDTQRHADRSGLQVVATIAEKLSGSRNSRARRPDLDELLHLAKSGRIRMVLVTELSRLGRRARETRAVVEQLADLGVSVFALNIQLGYLLPDGKVNPMARLVMTVLMEVDEMETERLSHRIRSGQAVAFAGGAQKGRPAGTTQDADKLLAKYPKVVKLLRKGNVVRDIAEAAGCSSNTVLKVKRALSS; encoded by the coding sequence ATGAGACAAAACGCTTTGATACCGGTGGCTCTGTTCGCCCGCGTGAGTAAGGAGCAGCAGGACTTCGGCCGCCAGCTCCTCGACACCCAGCGCCACGCCGACCGCTCCGGCCTGCAGGTGGTGGCCACCATCGCCGAGAAGCTCAGCGGCTCGCGCAACAGCCGGGCCCGGCGGCCCGACCTCGACGAGCTCCTGCACCTGGCCAAGTCGGGCCGCATCCGGATGGTGCTCGTCACCGAGCTCAGCCGCCTGGGCCGCCGGGCCCGCGAAACCCGCGCCGTGGTCGAGCAGCTGGCCGACCTGGGCGTGTCGGTGTTTGCCCTCAACATCCAATTGGGCTACCTGCTGCCCGATGGCAAGGTGAACCCCATGGCGCGCCTGGTGATGACGGTGCTCATGGAAGTGGACGAGATGGAAACCGAACGGCTCAGCCACCGCATCCGCTCGGGCCAGGCCGTGGCCTTCGCCGGCGGCGCGCAGAAGGGCCGGCCCGCCGGCACCACTCAGGACGCCGACAAGCTGCTGGCCAAATACCCCAAGGTGGTAAAGCTGTTGCGGAAGGGCAACGTCGTGCGCGATATTGCCGAGGCCGCGGGCTGCTCTTCCAACACGGTGCTGAAAGTGAAGCGTGCACTTTCGTCCTAA
- a CDS encoding DUF4468 domain-containing protein: protein MKAAVLPIALLISASACAQTLLANDPPKTYKVGPEKAFLYRSPADTAKQSSNQYLASNSEVTVVGRYSPRWLVVKRTGYLYLAPSAKLTSPDAPFAPVKLLDGTPLPFDEQTHRISYQGVVEVPGATKDQLYVRANEWVAKAYHSANAVIQMQDKEAGRLVVKGLTRVTLHVMGMNADAGVIRHTLTIYVKDGRYKYILSDFTHEDVRPKATSVGPLEGQVLPFGMGKKQWDELRREADEDAKRLIAELQAALNVKGGKDPSDF from the coding sequence ATGAAAGCAGCAGTTCTACCCATTGCACTCCTAATTTCTGCCTCTGCGTGTGCCCAAACGCTACTTGCCAACGACCCGCCCAAAACTTATAAAGTTGGGCCAGAGAAGGCTTTCCTATACCGTAGCCCTGCCGACACGGCAAAGCAGTCAAGCAATCAGTATCTCGCGTCCAATTCCGAAGTGACAGTAGTAGGGCGATATTCGCCACGTTGGCTGGTAGTGAAGCGTACTGGATACTTGTATTTAGCACCCAGTGCCAAGCTCACATCACCTGATGCACCTTTCGCGCCGGTCAAGCTACTGGATGGCACTCCCCTGCCCTTTGATGAGCAAACCCACCGCATCTCTTACCAAGGAGTAGTAGAAGTACCCGGTGCCACCAAAGACCAACTGTATGTACGGGCAAACGAATGGGTAGCTAAAGCATACCACTCAGCCAACGCCGTGATTCAGATGCAGGATAAGGAGGCCGGGCGGTTAGTTGTAAAGGGCCTAACGCGTGTGACCCTACACGTAATGGGCATGAATGCGGACGCTGGCGTGATACGCCACACCTTGACTATCTACGTCAAGGATGGCCGCTACAAGTACATACTCAGCGACTTCACCCATGAGGACGTACGCCCCAAAGCCACTTCGGTCGGGCCGCTGGAAGGCCAAGTGCTGCCTTTCGGGATGGGTAAAAAGCAATGGGATGAATTGCGCCGCGAAGCTGACGAAGATGCCAAGCGCCTCATTGCCGAGCTACAGGCGGCCCTGAATGTGAAGGGCGGCAAAGACCCGAGTGACTTCTAA
- a CDS encoding acyltransferase has protein sequence MEPEPHKAPIRFYEIDLLRFLAALSVVFYHYTFWGYTVHQTNPLGFPELAPATKYGYLGVELFFIISGYVVLLSAQGKTVTQFLRSRITRLYPAFWAAVTFTFLVVRFGGAGLNQPLLTVGAGQYIYNLTMLHEFFGVAAVDASYWSLTVEITFYFLVSLLIGYKLMRHLDLFMSGWLACIVLSMAAAKLGAESQLAGFTYLFFPKYAPYFIAGMLFYLFQAPAGRTWLRFGLLAAAYALALRSGINQGKELTAAFNTPFSNLVIGGAITLFFGIFLLISFRVFSLSRFAWLKWAGALTYPLYLLHQAAGYVIFNRLAGLANNYVLLAGVIAFMLAAAAALHVFIEKPASKWLGKRLSVWMARFDSETPGAAVPAFKAVEV, from the coding sequence ATGGAACCCGAACCCCACAAAGCTCCCATCCGCTTCTACGAAATCGACCTGCTGCGCTTCCTGGCGGCATTGTCAGTCGTCTTCTACCACTACACGTTTTGGGGGTACACGGTGCACCAAACCAACCCGCTGGGCTTTCCAGAGCTGGCCCCGGCCACCAAGTACGGGTACCTGGGCGTGGAGCTGTTCTTCATCATTTCGGGCTACGTGGTGCTGCTCAGCGCCCAGGGCAAAACCGTGACGCAGTTCCTGCGCTCCCGCATCACCCGCCTTTACCCTGCCTTTTGGGCAGCCGTCACCTTTACGTTCCTGGTGGTGCGCTTCGGCGGGGCCGGGCTCAACCAGCCGCTGCTGACTGTTGGCGCGGGCCAGTACATCTACAACTTGACCATGCTGCACGAATTCTTCGGCGTGGCCGCCGTGGATGCCTCGTACTGGTCGCTCACCGTGGAAATCACGTTCTACTTCTTGGTGTCGCTGCTCATCGGCTACAAGCTCATGCGCCACCTCGACCTGTTTATGTCGGGCTGGCTGGCCTGCATCGTGCTGAGCATGGCTGCCGCGAAGCTGGGCGCCGAGTCGCAGCTGGCTGGGTTCACCTATTTGTTCTTCCCAAAGTATGCCCCTTACTTCATTGCCGGCATGCTGTTCTATTTGTTTCAGGCGCCGGCGGGCCGCACCTGGCTGCGCTTCGGCCTGCTGGCGGCCGCCTATGCTCTGGCCCTGCGCAGCGGCATCAACCAAGGCAAGGAGCTAACGGCAGCTTTCAACACGCCCTTCTCCAACCTGGTGATTGGTGGCGCCATCACGCTGTTTTTCGGCATCTTCCTGCTGATTTCGTTCCGCGTGTTCAGCCTGAGCCGCTTCGCGTGGCTGAAGTGGGCCGGGGCCCTCACCTACCCGCTCTACCTACTGCACCAGGCTGCTGGATACGTCATTTTCAACCGGTTGGCGGGCCTGGCCAACAACTACGTACTGCTGGCCGGCGTCATCGCGTTCATGCTGGCCGCTGCAGCCGCGCTCCACGTATTCATCGAGAAGCCGGCCAGCAAGTGGCTGGGCAAGCGGCTCTCGGTGTGGATGGCGCGCTTTGACAGTGAGACACCCGGGGCCGCTGTTCCGGCTTTTAAAGCGGTAGAAGTATGA
- a CDS encoding DUF932 domain-containing protein — translation MKKVTATAAIKTALAAETTAQKLDLLLDYINGQYGSEANLPAGSKLGKTLDTLRDELAAEALTKLATRRGRKAAQVVPVAEQPAVLDSVAGMHQAETEFAAQQPRIEQPERVELPEPTDEDLANETLAEAQSILDAAVVRDVAPEPVHPVSAPERQAFRSEALDLILSAAVPASTKTYSPLSHLDLINAVKEQLDKCGLQVKDERYQENRKGQQMFGHLTVAGHNGEQDMCLGFRNSYDKSMQVGVVGGSRVIVCSNLMFAGDFKALAMHNGNLVQELNTMLGKAADRLEEHYRKLQLDSEKMKQVEVNPRLIHEILGELFYSESVVSEAQLRIIRGELREQTNFGDGSLWDLYNHTTEALKTTPSGLIIGRHIEAHQFYMQRA, via the coding sequence ATGAAAAAAGTAACCGCAACCGCCGCCATTAAGACTGCCCTGGCAGCCGAAACCACCGCCCAGAAGCTCGACCTGCTGCTGGACTACATTAACGGCCAGTACGGGAGCGAGGCCAACCTGCCTGCCGGCAGCAAGCTCGGGAAGACGCTCGACACGCTGCGCGACGAACTGGCCGCTGAGGCCCTGACCAAGCTGGCCACCCGCCGCGGCCGCAAGGCTGCCCAGGTGGTGCCCGTAGCTGAGCAGCCCGCCGTGCTCGACAGCGTGGCCGGCATGCACCAGGCCGAAACCGAATTTGCGGCTCAGCAGCCGCGCATCGAGCAGCCAGAGCGCGTAGAGCTGCCCGAGCCCACCGACGAAGACCTCGCCAACGAAACCCTGGCGGAGGCCCAGAGCATTCTCGATGCCGCCGTCGTGCGCGACGTGGCTCCGGAGCCGGTGCACCCGGTAAGTGCTCCGGAGCGCCAGGCCTTCCGCTCGGAAGCGCTGGACCTCATTCTGAGCGCAGCGGTGCCGGCGAGTACGAAAACGTACTCGCCGCTGAGCCACCTCGACCTGATTAACGCCGTGAAGGAGCAACTCGACAAGTGCGGGCTGCAGGTGAAGGATGAGCGCTACCAGGAAAATCGGAAGGGGCAACAGATGTTTGGCCACCTGACGGTGGCCGGCCACAACGGCGAGCAGGATATGTGCTTGGGCTTCCGCAACAGCTACGATAAGAGCATGCAGGTGGGCGTTGTGGGCGGCTCGCGGGTGATTGTCTGCTCGAACCTCATGTTCGCCGGCGACTTTAAGGCCCTGGCCATGCACAACGGCAACCTGGTGCAGGAACTCAATACCATGCTCGGCAAGGCCGCCGACCGCCTCGAGGAGCACTACCGCAAGCTGCAGCTTGATTCGGAGAAGATGAAGCAGGTGGAAGTGAACCCCCGCCTCATTCACGAAATCCTCGGGGAGCTGTTCTATTCCGAGTCGGTGGTGAGCGAGGCCCAGCTGCGCATCATCCGCGGCGAGCTGCGCGAGCAAACCAACTTCGGCGATGGGAGCCTGTGGGACCTGTACAACCACACCACCGAGGCGCTGAAGACCACGCCCAGCGGCCTTATCATCGGCCGGCACATCGAGGCGCACCAGTTTTACATGCAGCGCGCCTAA
- a CDS encoding helix-turn-helix domain-containing protein → MFDTIRRALALLRERCRDVTQTYVINLQLTAFYCKFSTKKDFKVQQHPINERISFLLKSLKLSARAFSEMIGEKPTITQNYVGSRNSMPGADYLEKVLKHFESINPAWLLTGEGEPFLPGTQPTQNISTTKGKGNIIGQAIGTAIGNINLDDCKRELASSQKELEHLRQQLELKDALLAAKDEMLTLLRGSHNRPN, encoded by the coding sequence GTGTTTGACACGATTCGCCGCGCTCTCGCTTTATTGCGTGAGCGTTGTCGTGACGTGACACAAACATACGTAATCAACTTACAATTGACAGCTTTCTATTGTAAGTTTTCTACCAAAAAAGATTTCAAAGTGCAGCAACATCCTATAAATGAGCGAATAAGTTTTTTGCTCAAATCGTTAAAACTTAGTGCTCGCGCATTCAGTGAAATGATTGGGGAGAAGCCCACAATCACTCAGAACTACGTTGGCTCAAGAAACTCAATGCCTGGCGCTGACTACTTAGAGAAGGTACTGAAGCACTTTGAAAGCATCAATCCGGCATGGCTTCTCACGGGCGAGGGTGAACCCTTCCTGCCAGGCACGCAGCCTACACAAAATATTTCAACCACAAAAGGCAAAGGCAACATCATAGGCCAGGCCATTGGCACAGCTATTGGCAATATTAACCTCGATGACTGCAAGCGTGAACTGGCCTCCTCCCAAAAGGAACTTGAGCACCTGCGACAGCAACTGGAGCTGAAGGATGCGCTGCTGGCGGCCAAAGACGAAATGCTCACGCTGCTGCGAGGCAGCCACAATAGACCCAATTAA
- a CDS encoding S49 family peptidase — MEDLLTSSAWALESKYYGLAKQRIQARWAQGLPALAAEEAKPRRYPHVDKDGYATMWHAVAEAVGNGILHPVEGLASAMSQVLAGPRGGSSANTSGSKVAVLPIQGTVQKRGGYCSLGTKDLVAQLNAANRDPEIAAIVLDIDSPGGQVDGTEEFAQACALSAKPVVAYIDGLGASAAYWIASQASFIYINSASTGYAGSLGVLCMSIDQTAFLEKQGYKVEILRSSRAVDKARLNSVEPLSDVVRASVQADLDQIGETFIAAVERGRAGKLSTKEDVFTGKVYRGSDAKKYGLVDAIGSLQDAVNKAAQLAQSGSGAGKLASSITQTLQQNGI, encoded by the coding sequence ATGGAAGACCTGCTTACCAGCTCCGCCTGGGCCCTCGAATCAAAGTACTACGGCCTGGCCAAGCAGCGCATTCAGGCGCGCTGGGCCCAGGGCCTGCCGGCTTTGGCGGCGGAGGAGGCGAAGCCGCGTCGCTACCCGCACGTGGACAAGGACGGCTACGCCACCATGTGGCACGCCGTGGCCGAAGCCGTGGGCAACGGCATCCTGCACCCGGTTGAAGGCCTGGCCTCGGCCATGAGCCAGGTGCTGGCCGGCCCCCGGGGCGGCAGCTCGGCGAACACCAGCGGCTCGAAAGTGGCCGTGTTGCCGATTCAGGGCACCGTGCAGAAGCGCGGCGGTTACTGCAGTCTGGGCACGAAAGACCTGGTGGCCCAGCTGAATGCGGCCAACCGCGACCCGGAAATTGCCGCCATCGTGCTCGACATCGACTCGCCCGGCGGGCAGGTCGACGGCACCGAGGAGTTCGCCCAGGCCTGCGCGCTCAGCGCCAAGCCCGTGGTGGCTTACATCGACGGCCTGGGCGCGTCGGCCGCCTACTGGATTGCCTCGCAGGCCAGCTTCATCTACATCAACTCGGCCAGCACCGGCTACGCCGGCAGCCTGGGCGTGCTCTGCATGAGCATCGACCAAACCGCCTTCCTGGAAAAGCAGGGCTACAAGGTGGAAATCCTGCGCTCCAGCCGCGCCGTGGACAAGGCCCGCCTGAACTCGGTGGAGCCGCTCAGCGACGTGGTGCGCGCCTCGGTGCAGGCCGACCTCGACCAGATTGGCGAAACCTTCATCGCGGCCGTGGAACGCGGCCGCGCCGGCAAGCTGAGCACGAAAGAGGACGTCTTCACCGGCAAAGTGTACCGCGGCTCCGATGCCAAAAAGTACGGCCTGGTCGATGCCATCGGCTCCCTGCAGGATGCCGTCAACAAAGCCGCGCAACTGGCCCAGTCGGGCAGTGGCGCGGGCAAACTCGCTTCATCCATCACTCAAACCCTACAACAGAATGGCATTTGA
- a CDS encoding helix-turn-helix domain-containing protein: MALLDLPTREDYQALQQKLDAVLAHLQAARPPAVDELVSVERVAAYTHFDRRTVEQWVAEGRFDARGKRVYLPAYKFSGRLRFKLSEVEAFGLGIGVLTPALGPGGRPEPVKAAPRNARQKAVKSAAVPSEKALRVA, encoded by the coding sequence ATGGCCCTGCTCGATTTGCCGACCCGCGAAGATTACCAAGCCCTCCAGCAGAAGCTCGACGCCGTGCTGGCCCACCTGCAAGCCGCCCGGCCGCCGGCCGTCGACGAGCTGGTGAGCGTGGAGCGCGTGGCCGCCTACACGCACTTCGACCGCCGCACGGTGGAGCAGTGGGTGGCCGAGGGCCGCTTCGACGCCCGCGGCAAGCGGGTGTACCTGCCGGCCTACAAGTTCTCGGGCCGGCTGCGCTTCAAGCTCAGCGAGGTCGAAGCCTTTGGCCTGGGCATCGGCGTGCTTACGCCCGCGCTGGGGCCCGGCGGCCGGCCCGAGCCGGTGAAGGCCGCCCCCCGCAACGCCCGCCAAAAAGCCGTGAAATCCGCCGCCGTGCCGTCCGAGAAGGCGCTGCGCGTGGCCTAG